A region from the Catenulispora sp. MAP5-51 genome encodes:
- a CDS encoding proline dehydrogenase family protein, translating into MLSQTLLAASRSAKMRGTITGFPLTRRVVDRFVAGDNLDQASLIISDLVGEGLAVTVDRLGEDTLDASDAAATRDAYLEMLKRFADLGIAHRTEVSLKLSALGQKLPKDAEKIALENAIAIAEAARDAGTTMTLDMEDHTTVDATLGALRELRGDFPWVGVAIQAALFRTEGDITDLATAGSRVRLVKGAYMEPASVAHQDKHDVDKAYVRAMRTLMRSSAYPMIASHDQRMIDIAHALISETGRAQDAQEFQMLHGIRTTEQHRLVADGDTMRVYVPFGDDWYGYFMRRLAERPANVMFFLNSLVKR; encoded by the coding sequence ATGCTCAGCCAGACGCTGCTAGCCGCGTCCCGTAGCGCCAAGATGCGCGGGACGATCACCGGCTTCCCCCTGACCCGCCGCGTGGTCGACCGCTTCGTCGCGGGCGACAACCTGGACCAGGCCAGCCTGATCATCAGCGATCTGGTCGGCGAGGGCCTGGCGGTCACCGTGGACCGGCTCGGCGAGGACACCCTGGACGCCTCCGACGCCGCCGCCACCCGCGACGCCTACCTGGAGATGCTCAAGCGCTTCGCCGACCTGGGCATCGCGCACCGCACCGAGGTCTCGCTCAAGCTCTCCGCGCTCGGTCAGAAGCTCCCGAAGGACGCCGAGAAGATCGCCCTGGAGAACGCCATCGCGATCGCCGAGGCGGCCCGCGACGCCGGCACCACCATGACCCTGGACATGGAGGACCACACCACCGTCGACGCCACCCTGGGCGCCCTGCGCGAGCTGCGCGGCGACTTCCCGTGGGTGGGCGTGGCGATCCAGGCCGCGCTGTTCCGCACCGAGGGCGACATCACCGACCTGGCCACCGCCGGCTCCCGGGTCCGGCTGGTGAAGGGCGCCTACATGGAGCCCGCCTCGGTCGCGCACCAGGACAAGCACGACGTCGACAAGGCATACGTGCGCGCCATGCGGACCCTGATGCGCTCCTCGGCGTACCCGATGATCGCCAGCCACGACCAGCGCATGATCGACATCGCGCACGCACTGATCTCCGAGACCGGCCGCGCGCAGGACGCCCAGGAGTTCCAGATGCTGCACGGCATCCGGACCACCGAGCAGCACCGCCTGGTTGCCGACGGCGACACAATGCGCGTGTACGTGCCCTTCGGCGACGACTGGTACGGCTACTTCATGCGCCGCCTGGCCGAGCGCCCGGCCAACGTCATGTTCTTCCTGAACTCGCTCGTCAAGCGCTAG
- a CDS encoding alpha/beta hydrolase, producing MRLLDSARIGLSALFPHGLLRHQIDHLRPGKIMPHGIPRKTLAVSIALSAALVTSSPAHAAIAYSPLPKLPTLSASALTERYDINRAAMAKAANEAEFGGDPALAHALRNLAVPTRDFLSFDPTGDGRGIEVVGDLVHAKRIAVVVPGAGNTLSNFDSAKGPGVGAEALYHQAMQDGASPDSLAVIGWLGYDPPSMDSMHIATLGHADSGARALKSFLAQIHSVNPAPVSLLCHSYGSVLCGQAAPHVKVTDIAVFGSPGMGVGSVSDLDTTARVWAGRGANDGIADVPHVQVNLLGVSVGFGDDPVDPAFGARRFDAGNGGHSDYLRTGDTALANLTLIALGRGDEVTSPPSGS from the coding sequence ATGCGCCTGCTCGATTCTGCCCGCATCGGCCTGTCCGCATTGTTCCCGCACGGCCTTCTGCGGCACCAGATCGACCACCTGCGCCCCGGCAAGATCATGCCGCACGGTATCCCCCGCAAGACCCTCGCGGTGTCGATCGCGTTGAGTGCCGCCCTGGTGACCAGCAGTCCCGCGCACGCGGCCATCGCCTACAGCCCGCTGCCCAAACTCCCCACGCTGAGTGCTTCCGCCCTGACCGAGCGTTATGACATCAACCGCGCCGCGATGGCGAAGGCCGCGAACGAGGCCGAGTTCGGCGGCGACCCGGCGCTGGCGCACGCGCTGCGCAACCTGGCGGTCCCGACCCGCGACTTCCTGTCCTTCGACCCCACCGGCGACGGCCGGGGCATCGAGGTGGTCGGCGACCTGGTGCACGCCAAGCGGATCGCGGTCGTCGTCCCGGGCGCCGGCAACACGCTGTCCAACTTCGACAGCGCCAAGGGCCCCGGGGTCGGCGCCGAGGCGCTGTACCACCAGGCGATGCAGGACGGGGCGAGCCCGGACTCGCTGGCGGTCATCGGGTGGCTCGGCTACGACCCGCCGAGCATGGACAGCATGCATATCGCCACGCTTGGACACGCCGACTCCGGCGCGCGGGCGCTGAAGTCGTTCCTGGCGCAGATCCACTCCGTCAACCCCGCGCCGGTCTCACTGCTGTGCCACAGCTACGGCTCGGTGCTGTGCGGCCAGGCCGCGCCGCACGTGAAGGTCACGGACATCGCGGTCTTCGGCTCCCCGGGCATGGGCGTGGGCTCGGTGTCCGACCTGGACACCACGGCGCGGGTGTGGGCCGGCCGGGGTGCCAACGACGGGATCGCCGACGTCCCGCACGTCCAGGTGAACCTGCTCGGCGTCTCCGTGGGCTTCGGCGACGACCCGGTCGACCCGGCCTTCGGCGCCCGGCGGTTCGACGCCGGCAACGGCGGCCACAGCGACTACCTGCGCACCGGGGACACCGCGCTGGCCAACCTGACCCTGATCGCGCTCGGCCGCGGCGACGAGGTGACCTCGCCGCCGAGCGGAAGCTGA
- a CDS encoding cystathionine beta-synthase — protein sequence MKYAESMVDLVGNTPLVKLNNVTKGLQATVLAKVEYFNPGGSVKDRIALRMIEAAERSGALKPGGTIVEPTSGNTGVGLAIVAQQKGYKCVFVCPDKVSTDKINVLRAYGAEVVVCPYAVAPEHPDSYYNVSDRLVREIPGAWKPDQYSNPENPASHYHSTGPELWDQTEGKITAFVAGVGTGGTISGTGRYLKDVSGGAVKVIGADPEGSVYSGGSGRPYLVEGVGEDFWPTAYDRDVADEIIAVSDKDSFLMTRRLAREEGLLVGGSCGMAVVAALEYAERLGPDDVVVVILPDSGRGYLSKIFNDDWMADYGFLNPGTEEPTVAEVFARKGQGLPDLVHMHPHETVGEAIETLREYGVSQMPVVKEEPPVMAAEVIGSIVERDLLRALFYEKAALEDRLDEHMSAPLPQVGSGEPVSALVTALEAADAAVVLVEGKPKGVVSRQDLLGFLGHEASVQLGS from the coding sequence ATGAAGTACGCCGAGTCCATGGTCGATCTGGTGGGGAACACCCCGCTGGTGAAGCTGAACAACGTCACCAAGGGACTCCAGGCCACCGTCCTCGCCAAGGTCGAGTACTTCAACCCGGGCGGCTCGGTGAAGGACCGGATCGCGCTGCGGATGATCGAGGCCGCGGAGCGCTCCGGCGCGCTCAAGCCCGGCGGCACCATCGTGGAGCCCACCTCCGGCAACACCGGTGTGGGATTGGCCATAGTAGCGCAGCAGAAGGGCTACAAGTGCGTCTTCGTGTGCCCGGACAAGGTCTCCACCGACAAGATCAACGTGCTGCGGGCCTACGGCGCCGAAGTCGTCGTGTGCCCCTACGCGGTGGCCCCGGAGCACCCGGACTCGTACTACAACGTCTCCGACCGCCTGGTCCGCGAGATCCCCGGCGCCTGGAAGCCCGACCAGTACTCCAACCCTGAGAACCCGGCCTCGCACTACCACTCCACCGGCCCGGAGCTCTGGGACCAGACCGAGGGCAAGATCACGGCGTTCGTCGCCGGCGTCGGCACCGGCGGCACCATCTCCGGGACCGGCCGCTACCTCAAGGACGTCTCCGGCGGCGCGGTCAAGGTCATCGGCGCCGACCCCGAGGGCTCGGTCTACTCCGGCGGCAGCGGCCGCCCCTACCTGGTGGAGGGCGTCGGCGAGGACTTCTGGCCGACCGCCTACGACCGCGACGTGGCCGACGAGATCATCGCGGTGTCCGACAAGGACTCCTTCCTGATGACCCGCCGCCTGGCCCGCGAGGAGGGCCTGCTGGTCGGCGGCTCCTGCGGCATGGCCGTGGTGGCCGCGCTGGAGTACGCCGAGCGCCTGGGCCCGGACGACGTCGTCGTGGTGATCCTGCCGGACTCCGGCCGCGGCTACCTGTCGAAGATCTTCAACGACGACTGGATGGCCGACTACGGCTTCCTGAACCCCGGCACCGAGGAGCCCACCGTGGCCGAGGTGTTCGCGCGCAAGGGCCAGGGCCTGCCGGACCTGGTCCATATGCACCCGCACGAGACCGTCGGCGAGGCCATCGAGACGCTGCGCGAGTACGGCGTGTCCCAGATGCCCGTGGTCAAGGAGGAGCCGCCGGTCATGGCCGCCGAGGTGATCGGCTCCATCGTCGAGCGGGACCTGCTGCGCGCGCTGTTCTACGAGAAGGCCGCGCTGGAGGACCGCCTGGACGAGCACATGTCCGCGCCGCTGCCCCAGGTCGGTTCCGGCGAGCCGGTGTCCGCGCTGGTCACCGCGCTCGAGGCGGCGGACGCCGCGGTGGTGCTGGTCGAGGGCAAGCCCAAGGGCGTGGTGAGCCGCCAGGACCTGCTGGGCTTCCTCGGGCACGAGGCCTCGGTCCAGCTGGGCAGCTGA
- a CDS encoding DUF1990 family protein, whose amino-acid sequence MIQPIQPGDPVHPGDAALGPAPDGYRYFRRSIPLAHSFDPGDAALDRAFERARAMLQAWGPQVGAGMRLEFDTAHGFTPLPVPAVGLEGRLLSRVAGLVRLRAPFRVIAADFAGADHAGYAYETLPGHPERGREAFYVTRGEGLVEFTVMAFSQPALWYSRLGGPVTRIIQNRYTNKYLLAMAVGPR is encoded by the coding sequence ATGATCCAGCCGATCCAGCCCGGCGATCCGGTCCATCCCGGCGACGCCGCCCTCGGCCCGGCCCCCGACGGCTACCGCTATTTCCGCCGCTCGATCCCGCTCGCGCACTCCTTCGACCCCGGCGACGCGGCTTTGGACCGTGCCTTCGAGCGGGCCAGGGCGATGCTCCAGGCCTGGGGACCGCAGGTCGGCGCCGGAATGCGGCTCGAGTTCGATACCGCACACGGCTTCACTCCCCTGCCGGTCCCTGCGGTCGGGCTCGAAGGACGACTGCTCTCGCGGGTCGCGGGGCTGGTCCGGCTGCGCGCTCCCTTCCGGGTGATCGCCGCGGACTTCGCCGGCGCGGACCACGCCGGGTACGCCTACGAGACACTGCCCGGGCATCCGGAACGCGGACGCGAAGCCTTCTACGTGACGCGCGGAGAAGGGCTCGTCGAATTCACCGTCATGGCGTTCTCCCAGCCGGCTCTCTGGTATTCGCGCTTAGGCGGCCCCGTTACGCGAATAATCCAGAACCGCTATACCAACAAGTACCTGTTGGCCATGGCCGTCGGTCCTCGCTAG
- a CDS encoding maleylpyruvate isomerase family mycothiol-dependent enzyme, with amino-acid sequence MAALPDVPPPVPSCPDWSTVDLVRHLGRVHRMVNHIIVERLETPPPDRQKLFTAPAEATADDLADWFAEGATDLAQTFRSTDPATAVWTWGESQTVGFWLRAQTVEAAVHRWDLEGAIGSPQAVDEELAADGVGQFLDVLVPHRRAAKSAPPMEGESYRFLQTDGSGVWSLALDPDGPRPLGEDEQAGTDLEGTASDLFLFLWHRIPGEPLLVRGEAKTLQRFFELVPTV; translated from the coding sequence ATGGCCGCCCTGCCAGACGTCCCACCGCCGGTACCGTCGTGTCCGGACTGGAGCACCGTGGATCTGGTGCGGCACCTGGGCCGCGTGCACCGGATGGTGAACCACATCATCGTGGAGCGGCTGGAGACCCCGCCGCCGGACCGGCAGAAGCTGTTCACGGCGCCGGCCGAGGCCACGGCGGACGACCTGGCCGACTGGTTCGCCGAGGGCGCGACCGACCTCGCGCAGACCTTCCGCTCGACCGATCCCGCGACGGCCGTCTGGACCTGGGGCGAGTCGCAGACCGTCGGCTTCTGGCTGCGTGCGCAGACCGTCGAGGCGGCCGTGCACCGGTGGGATCTGGAGGGCGCGATCGGTTCTCCACAGGCTGTGGATGAAGAACTGGCGGCCGACGGTGTCGGGCAGTTCCTCGATGTCCTGGTGCCCCATCGCCGTGCCGCGAAGTCGGCCCCGCCTATGGAGGGCGAGAGCTACCGCTTCCTCCAGACCGACGGCTCAGGCGTCTGGTCCCTCGCGCTGGACCCGGACGGTCCCCGTCCGCTGGGCGAGGACGAGCAGGCCGGCACCGACCTCGAGGGGACGGCTTCGGATCTCTTCCTGTTCCTCTGGCACCGCATTCCCGGAGAACCGCTTCTCGTGCGCGGAGAGGCGAAAACGCTACAGCGTTTCTTCGAGTTGGTTCCGACGGTATAG
- a CDS encoding YihY/virulence factor BrkB family protein, protein MAFLSRLRALTGRVDRFQQRHSTLAFPVAVFRELQTAKAGFLGAMLTFFAFVSLFPLLLILTTVLGVILRSNPKLQQDVLNSALVDFPVIGEQLKNNIHDFGRNGVALVISIVVTVIGSLGLANAAQYVMNLLWGVPEDRRPGFPQSWLRSLGIIGTMGLGVLSTTALTALGEWASGQFFSGGLRIVLLAASFVLTALLFWLGMRTATAPEVAARDLRLAAILTTLFWQGLQYLGGFIAAHQLRHASTLYGVFGLVLGLLAWIYLQARLTLIAVATDVVRARASWPRSLFD, encoded by the coding sequence ATGGCGTTCTTGTCCCGGCTGCGCGCCCTGACCGGCCGCGTCGACCGATTCCAGCAGCGGCACAGCACGCTGGCCTTCCCGGTCGCGGTGTTCCGGGAGCTGCAGACGGCGAAGGCGGGCTTCCTGGGGGCCATGCTCACCTTCTTCGCGTTCGTCTCGCTGTTCCCGCTGCTGCTCATCCTCACCACGGTGCTCGGCGTCATCCTGCGCTCGAACCCGAAGCTGCAGCAGGACGTGCTGAACTCCGCCCTCGTCGACTTCCCGGTCATCGGCGAGCAGTTGAAGAACAACATCCACGACTTCGGACGCAACGGGGTCGCGCTGGTGATCTCCATCGTCGTCACCGTCATCGGCTCGCTGGGGCTGGCCAACGCCGCGCAGTACGTGATGAACCTGCTCTGGGGCGTGCCGGAGGACCGGCGGCCGGGATTCCCCCAGTCCTGGCTGCGCAGCCTGGGGATCATCGGGACGATGGGGCTCGGGGTGCTGTCCACGACCGCGCTGACCGCGCTCGGCGAGTGGGCCAGCGGACAGTTCTTCAGCGGGGGCCTGCGGATCGTCCTGCTGGCCGCCTCGTTCGTGCTCACCGCGCTGCTGTTCTGGCTGGGCATGCGCACGGCCACGGCGCCGGAGGTGGCGGCCAGGGATCTCCGTCTGGCCGCGATCCTCACGACGCTGTTCTGGCAGGGCCTGCAATACCTCGGCGGCTTCATCGCCGCGCACCAGTTGCGCCACGCCTCGACCCTGTACGGGGTCTTCGGACTGGTCCTCGGTCTGCTGGCCTGGATCTATCTGCAGGCCCGGCTGACACTCATCGCCGTGGCCACCGATGTGGTCCGGGCGCGCGCGTCATGGCCGCGATCGCTGTTCGACTGA
- a CDS encoding S8 family serine peptidase: protein MSHRLGSLMGVCGMAALAFMPPTVRADDAVPKPAAQWPLTYLKADQVWQHTKGAGVTVGLVDSGVAPLGDTRDNLLPGADFSLGPDSTGIAHVDTDTDSHGTTMAVLIAGTGDGDGLHGLAPEAKILPVRMQQATGSDPVHIADAIKYAVAQHVKVINMSLGTADTPGMAAAVKQAEAADIVVVAAAGNYGTEHVIIPAAYPGVVAVGAIDDSGNRWSGSSYGPQVALTAPGVGIPVEDTNGVPKTVKGTSEASAYVTGSVVVVRAMHPDWTAGQTIRALLASATKAGGAAGLQRNNTYGYGIVNPLAALSVGAPVAKDNPLLPGAAPLAPPLPAAAATSAAPAPTTSGAAHSSAPAASTPGPMTTEALKDSSKAAAATKGGLLSSRRNKVLAACAGAAVLGLVLLLLNGSLKRRAQRKNRVWH from the coding sequence ATGTCGCACCGCTTGGGGTCGCTCATGGGTGTCTGTGGCATGGCCGCCTTGGCGTTCATGCCCCCTACGGTGCGCGCGGATGATGCCGTGCCCAAGCCGGCGGCGCAGTGGCCCCTGACGTATCTGAAGGCCGACCAGGTGTGGCAGCACACCAAAGGGGCCGGTGTGACGGTCGGACTGGTCGACTCCGGCGTCGCGCCGCTCGGGGACACCCGCGACAACCTGCTCCCCGGCGCGGACTTCTCGCTCGGCCCGGACAGCACGGGCATCGCGCACGTCGACACCGACACCGACAGCCACGGCACCACGATGGCCGTCCTGATCGCCGGGACCGGCGACGGCGACGGCCTGCACGGCCTGGCTCCCGAGGCGAAGATCCTGCCGGTGCGCATGCAGCAGGCCACCGGCTCGGATCCCGTGCACATCGCGGACGCCATCAAGTACGCGGTCGCCCAGCACGTCAAGGTCATCAACATGTCGCTGGGCACCGCGGACACGCCGGGGATGGCGGCCGCGGTGAAGCAGGCCGAGGCCGCGGACATCGTGGTCGTCGCCGCGGCCGGGAACTACGGGACAGAGCATGTCATCATCCCGGCGGCCTATCCCGGGGTGGTGGCGGTCGGCGCGATCGACGACAGCGGTAACCGGTGGTCGGGTTCGAGTTATGGACCGCAGGTCGCCCTTACGGCTCCCGGAGTGGGGATCCCTGTAGAGGACACCAACGGTGTGCCGAAGACGGTGAAGGGCACCAGTGAGGCGTCCGCTTATGTGACCGGCTCTGTCGTGGTGGTCCGTGCGATGCATCCTGACTGGACGGCGGGGCAGACCATCCGTGCTCTCTTGGCGTCCGCCACTAAGGCCGGCGGCGCTGCCGGACTACAGCGCAACAACACATATGGATACGGCATCGTCAATCCGCTGGCGGCGCTTAGCGTTGGCGCCCCGGTCGCGAAGGACAACCCGCTGCTTCCCGGCGCCGCTCCGTTGGCGCCGCCGCTTCCCGCTGCCGCGGCGACGTCCGCTGCGCCGGCCCCCACGACCAGCGGCGCGGCCCACTCGTCAGCTCCTGCGGCGTCCACTCCGGGACCCATGACCACCGAGGCCCTGAAGGACTCCAGCAAGGCGGCAGCCGCGACGAAGGGCGGTCTGCTGTCTTCACGCCGGAACAAGGTCCTCGCCGCTTGTGCTGGGGCGGCGGTGCTGGGACTCGTGCTGTTGCTGCTGAACGGTTCGCTCAAGCGGAGAGCCCAGCGGAAAAACCGCGTGTGGCACTAA
- a CDS encoding DUF72 domain-containing protein has protein sequence MKLHVGCAMWTLGPWQGRLVPHPLPPRERLAAYATLCNAVEGNTTFYATPSRATVEMWAAQAPEDFRFLLKLPKPVTHERRLGPDVFAPDGALHGFFAAIEPLGRHAALWIQLPAGFGPADLPTLATFLSRVPKGYRYAVEVRHPAFFGDSRAERDLEKLLTEADAEWVPFDTQVLYATPPTSDAEREAWTKKPRLPRRTRALTRFPVVRYIGRDDADLTAEGWQPWAGITAEWLREGRSPTVFIHTPDNADAPLLARRFHEDVRLRVPEVEALAEPMPVGPPTLF, from the coding sequence ATGAAACTGCACGTCGGCTGTGCGATGTGGACCTTGGGGCCGTGGCAGGGCCGGCTGGTGCCCCATCCGCTGCCGCCGCGCGAACGCCTGGCCGCGTACGCGACGCTGTGCAACGCGGTGGAGGGCAACACCACCTTCTACGCCACGCCGTCCCGCGCCACCGTCGAGATGTGGGCCGCGCAGGCCCCGGAGGACTTCCGCTTCCTGCTCAAGCTGCCGAAGCCGGTCACCCACGAACGCCGCCTCGGCCCCGACGTCTTCGCCCCGGACGGCGCCCTGCACGGCTTCTTCGCCGCGATCGAACCCCTCGGCCGCCACGCCGCGCTGTGGATCCAACTGCCGGCCGGCTTCGGACCCGCGGACCTGCCGACGCTCGCGACGTTCCTCAGCCGCGTCCCGAAGGGCTATCGCTACGCGGTCGAAGTGCGCCACCCCGCCTTCTTCGGGGACTCGCGCGCCGAACGGGACTTGGAGAAGCTGCTGACCGAGGCGGACGCCGAGTGGGTGCCGTTCGACACGCAGGTCCTGTACGCGACCCCACCGACCAGCGACGCCGAGCGCGAAGCCTGGACCAAGAAACCGCGGCTCCCGCGCCGTACTCGAGCTCTGACTCGCTTCCCCGTGGTGCGCTACATCGGCCGCGACGACGCCGACCTCACCGCCGAGGGCTGGCAGCCGTGGGCCGGCATCACCGCGGAGTGGCTGCGGGAGGGGCGCTCGCCGACGGTCTTCATCCACACCCCCGACAACGCCGACGCCCCGCTGCTGGCCCGGCGGTTCCACGAGGACGTGCGACTGCGGGTGCCGGAGGTGGAGGCCTTGGCGGAGCCGATGCCGGTGGGGCCGCCGACGTTGTTCTAG
- the pruA gene encoding L-glutamate gamma-semialdehyde dehydrogenase — MDAITHTPAPVNEPIRGYAPGSAERESLQRRVAEIASERHELPMTIAGKRRMGAGERVEVVQPHNHKHVLGDTANASAADVADAVAAAKAAAPAWRALPFDERAAVILRAADLLSGPWRDTVNAATLLGQSKSAQQAEIDSACELIDFWRFNVHFARQILAEQPPANSAGVWNRTDYRPLDGFVTAITPFNFTAIAGNLPTAPALMGNTVVWKPSPTQQLAAQYTMELLEAAGLPAGVINLVTGDGLAVSEVALNDPEFGGLHFTGSTKTFKTLWRQTAENLDVYRSYPRIVGETGGKDFVVAHPSADAAALVTALVRGAFEYQGQKCSAASRAYIPRSLWESGVREQLADVTGTITYGDVTDFSFFGGAVIDRRAFTKHSDLFARVRAEGKVEILAGATADDSQGFFVQPTVLVGEDPHHEIFTDEFFGPILAVHVYDDARYSEVLELVDSSTPYALTGSVFATDRAAVEEAHSKLRFAAGNFYVNDKPTGAVVGQQPFGGGRASGTNDKAGSAQNLMRWLSPRTVKETFVPPVDHRYPHMG, encoded by the coding sequence ATGGATGCCATCACCCACACCCCCGCCCCGGTCAACGAGCCGATCCGCGGCTACGCCCCGGGCTCGGCCGAGCGCGAGTCGCTGCAGCGCCGCGTCGCCGAGATCGCCTCCGAGCGCCACGAACTGCCGATGACGATCGCCGGGAAGCGCCGGATGGGCGCCGGCGAGCGCGTCGAGGTCGTCCAGCCGCACAACCACAAGCACGTGCTCGGCGACACCGCCAACGCCTCCGCGGCCGACGTCGCGGACGCCGTGGCGGCGGCCAAGGCGGCGGCGCCGGCGTGGCGCGCGCTGCCCTTCGACGAGCGCGCGGCGGTCATCCTGCGCGCGGCGGACCTGCTGTCCGGCCCCTGGCGCGACACCGTCAACGCCGCGACCCTGCTGGGCCAGTCGAAGTCGGCGCAGCAGGCGGAGATCGACAGCGCCTGCGAGCTGATCGACTTCTGGCGGTTCAACGTGCACTTCGCCCGGCAGATCCTGGCCGAGCAGCCGCCGGCCAACTCCGCCGGGGTCTGGAACCGCACCGACTACCGCCCGCTGGACGGCTTCGTCACCGCGATCACCCCGTTCAACTTCACCGCCATCGCCGGCAACCTGCCGACCGCGCCGGCGCTGATGGGCAACACCGTGGTGTGGAAGCCCTCGCCGACGCAGCAGCTGGCCGCGCAGTACACGATGGAGCTGCTGGAGGCCGCCGGGCTCCCGGCCGGCGTCATCAACCTGGTCACCGGCGACGGCCTGGCGGTCAGCGAGGTCGCGCTGAACGACCCCGAGTTCGGCGGTCTGCACTTCACCGGCTCCACCAAGACGTTCAAGACCCTGTGGCGCCAGACCGCGGAGAACCTGGACGTCTACCGTTCCTACCCGCGGATCGTGGGCGAGACCGGCGGCAAGGACTTCGTGGTCGCGCACCCCAGCGCCGACGCGGCCGCCCTGGTCACCGCGCTGGTCCGGGGCGCGTTCGAGTACCAGGGGCAGAAGTGCTCCGCGGCCTCGCGCGCCTACATCCCGCGCTCCCTGTGGGAGTCCGGCGTGCGGGAGCAGCTGGCCGACGTCACCGGGACCATCACCTACGGCGACGTCACCGACTTCTCCTTCTTCGGCGGCGCGGTGATCGACCGGCGGGCCTTCACCAAGCACAGCGACCTGTTCGCGCGGGTCCGTGCCGAGGGCAAGGTCGAGATCCTCGCGGGCGCCACGGCGGACGACTCGCAGGGCTTCTTCGTGCAGCCGACGGTCCTGGTCGGCGAGGACCCGCACCACGAGATCTTCACCGACGAGTTCTTCGGTCCGATCCTCGCGGTGCACGTCTATGACGACGCGCGCTATAGCGAAGTCCTGGAGTTGGTCGACAGCTCGACCCCCTATGCGCTGACCGGCTCCGTGTTCGCCACGGACCGCGCGGCCGTCGAGGAAGCGCACAGCAAGCTGCGCTTCGCCGCCGGCAACTTCTACGTCAACGACAAGCCGACCGGAGCGGTCGTCGGGCAACAGCCCTTCGGCGGCGGTCGGGCCTCCGGAACCAACGACAAGGCCGGCTCCGCGCAGAACCTGATGCGCTGGCTGAGCCCTCGCACGGTGAAGGAGACGTTCGTGCCGCCGGTCGACCACCGGTACCCGCACATGGGCTGA
- a CDS encoding PucR family transcriptional regulator, which produces MATPTTDQLQDLVDLVSQLASSSATLEDRDFDLVAFASQSGGLDVIRQRSILQRRSTPEVRAWFEGFGIARSDRPVRTPADPEHGILPRVCLPARWNGVTYGYVWLLDEDGHLDDALLASAMHEASRAGALLAQQARVRERTEERLQNLLSPDRAVAEQAAEEISELGLVDRDRRITVVVLETRDQDWQSVPLNLWRLPRSVLAAPETDHISLLVPEPHSVADVAERALELYRERLDSDARGNVLVGIGAPREDLAEARSSWREARLAVRVGRAVPAFRPTAVWTDLGIYRLLACGPQRELRDAVVDPAVRRLLEEPDLLVTTRTYLDHAGSAQQTAAALSIHRQTLYHRLEKIERLTGLDLADGRDRLRLHLGVSLAPLVGG; this is translated from the coding sequence ATGGCGACCCCGACCACCGATCAGCTGCAGGACCTCGTGGACCTGGTCTCCCAGCTGGCCTCGTCCTCGGCGACGTTGGAGGACCGCGACTTCGACCTGGTGGCCTTCGCCTCGCAGTCCGGCGGTCTGGACGTGATCCGCCAGCGCTCGATCCTCCAGCGGCGCTCCACCCCGGAGGTGCGGGCCTGGTTCGAGGGGTTCGGCATCGCGCGCAGCGACCGGCCGGTGCGGACCCCGGCGGACCCGGAACACGGGATCCTGCCGCGGGTGTGTCTGCCTGCGCGGTGGAACGGGGTGACGTACGGGTACGTCTGGCTGCTCGACGAGGACGGTCACCTGGACGACGCACTGCTCGCCAGCGCTATGCACGAGGCGTCCCGGGCCGGCGCACTACTGGCGCAACAGGCGCGGGTCCGGGAGCGGACGGAGGAGCGCCTCCAGAACTTGCTCTCCCCCGACCGCGCAGTGGCGGAGCAGGCCGCCGAGGAGATCTCCGAGCTGGGACTGGTGGACCGGGACCGGCGGATCACTGTGGTGGTCCTGGAGACGCGGGACCAGGACTGGCAGTCCGTACCGCTCAACCTGTGGCGGCTTCCGCGGTCCGTCCTGGCGGCCCCGGAGACGGATCACATCAGCCTGCTGGTTCCGGAACCGCACTCCGTCGCCGATGTGGCCGAGCGTGCGTTGGAGCTCTATAGAGAACGCCTGGACAGCGATGCGCGGGGCAACGTACTGGTCGGGATCGGCGCGCCGCGCGAGGACCTGGCCGAGGCCCGGTCCAGCTGGCGCGAGGCGCGGCTCGCGGTGCGGGTGGGACGTGCGGTCCCGGCGTTCCGGCCCACGGCGGTGTGGACGGATCTGGGGATCTACCGGCTCCTGGCGTGCGGTCCGCAGCGGGAACTGCGGGACGCGGTGGTGGATCCCGCAGTGCGGCGGCTCCTGGAGGAGCCGGACCTGCTCGTCACCACGCGGACGTACCTCGACCACGCGGGAAGCGCGCAGCAGACGGCCGCCGCGCTGAGCATCCACCGGCAGACGCTGTACCACCGGCTGGAGAAGATCGAACGGCTCACCGGTCTCGACCTGGCTGACGGTCGAGACCGGTTGCGGCTGCACCTGGGGGTGTCGCTGGCCCCGCTGGTGGGCGGGTGA
- a CDS encoding zinc ribbon domain-containing protein: MARYEYRCRACGDTFELSRPMSEASAPAVCPAGHDDTVKLISAVAVNVGGGNKSAAASGNAGGCCGGGCCS, encoded by the coding sequence ATGGCCCGTTACGAGTACCGCTGTCGCGCCTGTGGCGACACCTTCGAGCTCTCGCGTCCGATGTCCGAGGCCTCGGCTCCCGCCGTGTGCCCCGCGGGCCACGACGACACCGTCAAGCTCATCTCCGCAGTAGCCGTGAACGTCGGAGGCGGAAACAAGTCCGCCGCAGCATCCGGCAACGCTGGCGGATGCTGCGGCGGCGGCTGCTGCTCTTAA